The following coding sequences are from one Gimesia sp. window:
- a CDS encoding sigma-70 family RNA polymerase sigma factor, with product MDATQTTSLQTETARSRAELARNWVKVQPSLMAFVVASTPQFSDAEDLLQEVAAEIAIRYDEYDNTRPFLPWALWIAKIKIADFYRGKRKDRVLFMGEAMDALADACSRVQQLMTEERDLLEYCLDQLTERSRRLLGLRYAEDLKPKQIAGELGTSTGSVRVTLSRIRTTLMECVQKRAAGEANVGS from the coding sequence ATGGATGCGACACAAACGACCTCACTCCAAACTGAAACTGCGCGAAGCCGTGCTGAGCTGGCTCGAAACTGGGTTAAAGTTCAACCTTCTTTGATGGCTTTCGTTGTAGCATCGACTCCCCAGTTTAGTGATGCAGAAGATCTGCTGCAGGAAGTCGCAGCAGAAATAGCAATTCGTTACGACGAGTATGATAACACGCGGCCCTTTCTTCCCTGGGCCTTGTGGATTGCCAAAATAAAAATTGCCGACTTCTATCGCGGTAAGCGTAAAGACCGGGTGCTGTTCATGGGGGAAGCAATGGACGCCCTGGCAGACGCCTGTTCCCGGGTGCAACAGCTGATGACCGAAGAACGGGATCTGCTCGAGTACTGCCTGGATCAGCTGACAGAACGTTCGCGGCGACTGCTGGGCCTGCGGTATGCCGAAGATTTAAAACCGAAACAGATTGCCGGAGAACTGGGCACCTCAACCGGTTCCGTGCGTGTGACTCTCTCCCGCATTCGTACGACGTTAATGGAATGTGTTCAAAAGCGGGCGGCCGGTGAAGCGAATGTCGGATCTTAG